In Leptodesmis sichuanensis A121, the following are encoded in one genomic region:
- a CDS encoding CGLD27 family protein, with product MLPDDLTRNQFASTCPVPSEQLPLNEYQDLQESWFFRWASLETPRYIAKLVWVGMATWTIAAPIAAASFPLTKYFSQFFLVSTAGAILLLSLVLLRLYLGWAYVSSRLMDSNVFYEESGWYDGQVWNKPTEVLTRDRLVATYQIHPLLKRMRQTFAVLVGVLGIEALLWSLI from the coding sequence GTGTTACCAGATGATCTAACTCGAAACCAATTCGCCTCGACCTGCCCGGTTCCGTCTGAGCAGTTGCCCTTAAACGAATATCAAGATTTGCAAGAATCCTGGTTTTTTCGCTGGGCTAGCTTAGAAACCCCCCGGTATATTGCAAAATTGGTCTGGGTTGGGATGGCTACCTGGACGATCGCGGCGCCGATCGCCGCCGCCAGTTTTCCCCTGACAAAATATTTCAGTCAATTTTTCCTGGTCAGTACGGCTGGAGCCATTTTACTCCTGTCTTTAGTCTTGCTCCGGCTATATCTGGGCTGGGCCTATGTGTCCTCTCGTTTGATGGACTCGAATGTCTTCTATGAAGAGTCCGGCTGGTACGATGGTCAGGTGTGGAACAAACCGACGGAAGTGCTGACCCGCGATCGCCTGGTCGCCACCTACCAGATTCATCCCTTACTGAAACGGATGCGACAAACCTTTGCCGTTTTGGTTGGGGTTTTGGGGATAGAAGCGCTGCTCTGGAGTCTGATCTGA
- a CDS encoding slr1957 family protein codes for MNHYATQWIDDWCQENGWTDWFIERSRYWGFPPNAVMPLPIPRQALRAIKAQRGMCFEERVWCLSAVGTAIAAGISSYLMSSPMPLVAAFAFCAVVVAHMEDEEPEMQ; via the coding sequence ATGAATCACTACGCTACCCAATGGATTGATGACTGGTGCCAGGAAAACGGCTGGACTGACTGGTTTATTGAGCGTTCTCGCTACTGGGGATTTCCCCCGAATGCAGTGATGCCCTTGCCAATTCCCAGGCAGGCACTAAGAGCGATTAAAGCTCAACGAGGGATGTGCTTTGAGGAAAGAGTCTGGTGCTTGTCGGCTGTCGGAACTGCGATCGCGGCGGGTATTTCCAGCTATCTCATGTCCTCTCCGATGCCGCTGGTAGCAGCGTTTGCCTTCTGTGCGGTGGTTGTGGCTCACATGGAGGATGAAGAGCCAGAAATGCAATAA
- a CDS encoding CPBP family intramembrane glutamic endopeptidase, with amino-acid sequence MSGNFLKAAKQGIHDWRVYLLGTAVSIGFWVAGFWIVNTPIHRLIEREAVLKGDSLDSEFTQLQVQQIIQDSAILSYILITAPFIFLCIGIFFVIKVLHQRKILTLISADAAFNQQRFLSGFFIWLLLACVQTSFEYGFTPHHFAWNFDPGQWLSFLPVALILTPIQTSAEEFLFRSYFMQALGLFIRQPLFLAIAVSLPFALVHFSNPEMERGALWIGLTYFALAMFLALITLKDDRLELALGVHAANNLFIVLLVNTQDSALRSPAIILQTVPTDPRITLLALLLMMGAFYLIVFGRQGRGRVESSQSRVKS; translated from the coding sequence ATGAGTGGAAATTTTCTTAAAGCCGCTAAACAAGGCATTCACGACTGGCGAGTGTATCTCCTGGGAACCGCAGTCAGTATCGGTTTTTGGGTTGCTGGCTTCTGGATCGTCAATACGCCAATTCATCGTCTGATAGAACGAGAAGCCGTCTTAAAAGGTGACAGTCTGGATTCAGAATTCACTCAACTTCAGGTACAGCAAATTATTCAGGATTCTGCCATCTTGTCTTATATCCTGATCACGGCTCCATTTATTTTTCTTTGCATTGGTATTTTCTTTGTAATAAAAGTGTTACATCAACGCAAAATTCTGACGTTAATTAGTGCGGATGCGGCATTTAATCAACAGCGGTTTCTGTCTGGATTTTTCATCTGGTTGCTGCTGGCCTGTGTTCAAACCAGTTTTGAATATGGATTCACCCCGCACCACTTCGCCTGGAACTTCGATCCCGGGCAGTGGTTGTCCTTTCTTCCCGTCGCGTTAATTTTGACTCCCATTCAAACGTCCGCCGAAGAGTTTTTATTCCGCAGCTATTTCATGCAGGCACTGGGATTATTCATCCGACAGCCCTTGTTTCTGGCGATCGCTGTCAGCCTGCCCTTTGCCCTGGTTCATTTCAGCAATCCAGAAATGGAGCGGGGTGCCCTCTGGATTGGATTAACCTACTTTGCCCTGGCGATGTTTCTGGCTCTGATTACGCTCAAAGACGATCGCCTGGAATTAGCCCTTGGAGTCCACGCAGCCAACAACCTGTTCATCGTCCTGCTCGTCAATACCCAGGACTCAGCATTGCGATCGCCTGCTATCATCCTGCAAACCGTACCAACCGATCCCAGAATCACCCTGCTGGCTCTGCTGCTTATGATGGGCGCGTTCTACCTGATCGTTTTTGGCAGACAGGGGAGAGGAAGAGTTGAAAGCTCGCAATCAAGAGTTAAGAGTTAA
- a CDS encoding DUF4912 domain-containing protein has protein sequence MSKRKHHSVVTLALLATLGASVPATIHFASGSGVAQTPAASPAFPLPSAVPSGSTVRVDGSPSMAVVNQFLKQRYEKAYPGTQVNLNVSSTDTALRDLVAGKVDVAAIGRPLTSAERAQGLVPVTVGREKIAIIVGPGNPYQGNVTFDQFAKIFRGEITDWSQLGGAPGRIRFIDRPDSSDTRQAFRSYPVFQAAPFQNGATTVKVSQDDTAEVIRQLGNDGISYAVYSQVKNVENVRILPMHKTLPSDPRYPFSQPRYYVYNQTPASGTSAFLGFVSAAPGQAAIADANAFEAAAIATAAASATSPTPSPTATPAPATAAPAPTTAAQGTEPAATPTTNAPGDDWSRWLLLLPVALIGLAWWLFKRRGSGSTPVATPPPESTGTPPVSPTPAAPPLPPSPSSPPIDPTLAAGAAPTPAAPPLPPSPSSPPIDPTLAAGAALAAGAGAVVWSNLADDRSQSTVAASKFDVGQDDRTGIPSVRGDSTLADVDQGLQDLPSGYGESRIVLMPRDPQWAYAYWDVPNEHKEALRREGSNRLALRFYDVTDIDIADQNPHSVQQYDCEEIARDWYIPVPLSDRDYLVEIGYVTDDGRWLMLARSNAIRIPPVYPTDLTNDQFVSIDWGEPLQGATFAGLDLSDQSSSMPAGLFGFAQPSDHLAGSIYGSMQAVSSHAFPSGIGMMSGIGMMSGVGMSGIGMSGIGMMSGVGMSGIGMMSGVGISGIGMSGIGMMSGVGISGIGMSGVGMSGIGMMSGVGMSGIGMSGIGMMSGIGMSGVGLYGARSRKFWLVADAELIVYGATEPDAMVTIGGQPVKLNPDGTFCFRMPFPNGLMDFPIFAVAADGVQSRSIHLSFNRNTPSQNTNTKDEAEDEAF, from the coding sequence ATGTCTAAAAGAAAGCATCATTCAGTTGTCACACTGGCATTACTCGCCACCTTGGGAGCATCCGTTCCGGCAACCATTCATTTTGCGTCTGGTTCTGGGGTCGCTCAAACTCCTGCAGCTTCTCCGGCCTTTCCGTTGCCCTCGGCAGTTCCCAGCGGCTCAACGGTGCGGGTGGATGGTTCCCCCAGCATGGCGGTGGTTAACCAGTTCCTGAAGCAACGCTACGAGAAGGCGTACCCTGGAACGCAGGTGAATTTAAACGTTAGTTCTACCGACACAGCCCTCCGGGATCTGGTAGCTGGCAAAGTGGATGTGGCCGCGATCGGACGACCGTTAACCTCGGCAGAAAGAGCGCAAGGACTGGTTCCAGTGACGGTGGGGCGAGAAAAGATTGCCATCATCGTCGGGCCAGGGAACCCCTATCAAGGGAATGTCACGTTTGACCAATTTGCCAAAATCTTTCGGGGGGAGATAACGGATTGGTCGCAACTGGGTGGCGCTCCTGGTCGGATTCGGTTTATCGATCGCCCGGACAGCAGCGATACCCGACAGGCGTTCCGGTCTTATCCCGTCTTTCAGGCCGCACCTTTCCAAAATGGGGCAACGACAGTCAAAGTCAGCCAGGATGATACAGCGGAGGTGATCCGGCAATTAGGCAATGATGGCATTAGCTACGCCGTCTACAGTCAGGTCAAGAATGTGGAAAATGTTCGCATTCTGCCGATGCACAAGACGCTGCCCAGCGATCCCCGCTATCCCTTTTCTCAACCTCGTTATTACGTTTACAACCAAACCCCTGCCTCTGGAACATCTGCTTTTCTGGGATTTGTCTCCGCCGCTCCGGGGCAGGCTGCGATCGCCGATGCTAATGCCTTTGAAGCCGCTGCGATCGCCACTGCCGCTGCCTCCGCTACCAGCCCTACTCCATCCCCAACCGCCACGCCTGCCCCAGCCACTGCTGCTCCTGCTCCGACAACCGCTGCCCAGGGAACTGAGCCTGCTGCCACTCCGACTACCAATGCCCCTGGTGATGACTGGAGCCGTTGGTTACTATTGCTTCCCGTCGCTCTCATTGGCTTAGCCTGGTGGCTGTTCAAACGGCGAGGAAGTGGTTCTACACCTGTGGCGACCCCTCCCCCAGAGAGCACAGGGACACCTCCTGTCAGTCCTACCCCTGCCGCTCCCCCCCTGCCCCCCTCCCCCTCTTCCCCCCCCATCGACCCTACCCTTGCTGCTGGCGCTGCCCCCACTCCTGCCGCTCCCCCCCTGCCCCCCTCCCCCTCTTCCCCCCCCATCGACCCTACCCTTGCTGCTGGCGCTGCCCTCGCTGCTGGTGCTGGAGCCGTAGTCTGGTCAAATCTTGCCGATGACCGTTCCCAATCCACGGTGGCAGCCAGCAAGTTTGATGTCGGTCAGGATGACAGAACTGGTATACCGAGTGTACGAGGAGATAGTACCCTGGCCGATGTGGATCAGGGGTTGCAGGATTTACCGAGCGGATACGGGGAAAGCCGGATTGTGCTCATGCCGCGGGATCCCCAGTGGGCTTATGCCTATTGGGATGTCCCCAACGAACATAAGGAAGCCTTACGACGGGAAGGTAGCAATCGCCTTGCTCTGCGGTTCTACGATGTCACTGATATTGATATCGCTGATCAAAATCCCCACAGTGTGCAGCAGTATGACTGTGAAGAAATCGCCCGCGACTGGTATATTCCCGTGCCATTGAGCGATCGGGATTATCTGGTGGAAATTGGCTACGTGACGGATGATGGCCGCTGGTTGATGTTGGCGCGATCGAATGCCATTCGGATTCCTCCCGTCTACCCAACCGATCTAACCAATGACCAATTTGTGTCGATCGATTGGGGGGAACCCTTGCAGGGCGCAACATTTGCAGGCTTAGACCTATCGGATCAGTCCTCTTCCATGCCTGCAGGACTCTTTGGATTCGCCCAACCCAGCGATCATCTGGCTGGATCCATTTACGGCTCTATGCAGGCTGTAAGTTCTCACGCTTTTCCTTCAGGAATCGGCATGATGTCGGGCATTGGCATGATGTCGGGCGTGGGGATGTCCGGAATCGGGATGTCGGGCATTGGCATGATGTCGGGCGTGGGCATGTCGGGCATTGGGATGATGTCGGGCGTGGGCATATCCGGAATCGGGATGTCGGGCATTGGCATGATGTCGGGCGTGGGCATATCCGGAATCGGGATGTCGGGCGTGGGCATGTCGGGCATTGGCATGATGTCGGGCGTTGGGATGTCCGGAATCGGGATGTCGGGTATTGGGATGATGTCGGGCATTGGCATGTCGGGAGTGGGGCTTTATGGTGCTCGATCGCGCAAATTCTGGCTCGTTGCGGATGCAGAACTGATTGTGTATGGCGCAACAGAACCAGATGCGATGGTCACGATCGGCGGGCAGCCTGTAAAACTAAATCCCGATGGCACCTTCTGTTTCCGTATGCCCTTCCCGAACGGCTTAATGGATTTCCCCATCTTTGCTGTTGCCGCCGATGGCGTGCAATCCCGGTCTATTCATCTCAGCTTTAATCGCAACACGCCCAGCCAGAACACCAATACCAAGGATGAAGCGGAGGATGAAGCGTTTTGA
- a CDS encoding DEAD/DEAH box helicase: MTSSTLNPTVLEPLFAPWQEPNAHRVRAEKSGDPAVVKQGRRASPIEVVNNLRSAVREWREAFYIGASDTTIQLLNHWFNRAHRRRLPSSEGVGVGSEEFEFRYYFCQREAVETLIYLKEVRRIECLSQIIAEFGGANAELQALGITEDEDAWSRYAFKLATGAGKTKVMSLCIVWSYFHALRESDSEMARHFVVIAPNLTVYERLKDDFGNGRVFDEDPLIPTEWRGDWNLCVVLQDEASGAATGGTLYLTNIHRLYDPTKRKSKGESDTYDWMGPAVSKTKALDTGAALRDRITAHRRVMVLNDEAHHVWDPGSAWNEAIRTLHETILSRSGGKLVAQLDFSATPKDNKGLLFKHIVCDTPLGEAVDAGIVKTPLIGQASRKLVEQADDNAAYRWEQHLLLGYERWKASKAEWEASGKKPLLFIMCDDTEAADQITQRFNTDPLFEQLNGKTINLHTNLKGKLKKVGRGKDARYEFVEDEKAISDDDLKALRKLSRELDSNASPYFCIVSVLMLREGWDVRNVTTIVPLRPYSSKANILPEQTLGRGLRRMTPPGQANELVTVVEHPAFASLYQQELAQEGLPLEIVELDRVPATTISIFPDEAHKDLNALNIQIPTLSAGFRIVPKLEGLTIQDVKKAFKRFQPLPLGMTKVITTNPEFVVTTSVVNDVTGEPTSVGTTNNTIEYEGRHLFTGEVVEKLQLNLPLLASGIGAVSYYVKQLETICKLRGLHPILAPLIQTFLEEILFEQKTTLFDPALVARLADSDVGEHLRAVFVPLIRSRTTTSEERLIAEPPKSLNAWKPYQVTLSERRPALEAVKTLFNLVTCNRELEVAVAKFCDRAPDVAAFAKNAGPQCLRIDYLANGDRLAFYTPDFFIRTLDGHHYLVETKGREDRDVPLKAKAAIAWCKAASGMTTEVATTNPNVRSADFSQQKAGTWHYLYIPQGVFERMAGDTVAELARACAPALQNLLQAEEFQDLPLFVNLGQVDEELATVDSLIDPAILNALPSRYRRAADQAVMLYRFFENKEGMNYAPVFTALLGSIDEVAKGFLVRRLQPEMPVTVEDQKAWFAPYLGGVDRKSEDYYRKLAQNLKRTLVFNNGLSLIGLLRSCLDYALNDTTKIGGVFEALQTQLRFQGGRKFLETVTRINDFRNTYIAHQEQELTDKKLAEQELKIWIEALHMIGK, from the coding sequence ATGACCTCCTCTACCCTCAATCCCACCGTTCTCGAACCCCTCTTTGCCCCCTGGCAAGAACCCAACGCCCATCGCGTCCGGGCAGAAAAATCTGGCGACCCCGCCGTGGTAAAACAGGGACGCAGAGCCTCCCCGATTGAGGTGGTGAATAACCTACGCTCAGCCGTGCGAGAGTGGCGAGAAGCCTTCTACATCGGAGCCAGCGACACCACGATTCAACTGCTGAACCACTGGTTTAACCGCGCCCACCGTCGTCGTCTCCCCTCCTCGGAGGGGGTAGGGGTGGGTAGTGAAGAATTCGAGTTTCGTTACTACTTCTGCCAGCGAGAAGCGGTCGAAACCTTGATCTACCTCAAAGAAGTCCGGCGGATCGAATGCCTGTCCCAAATTATTGCCGAATTTGGTGGCGCAAATGCCGAATTACAGGCATTAGGCATCACCGAAGACGAAGATGCCTGGAGCCGCTACGCCTTCAAACTGGCCACCGGGGCAGGCAAAACCAAAGTCATGAGCCTGTGCATTGTCTGGAGCTACTTTCATGCCCTGCGGGAATCTGACTCCGAAATGGCGCGGCATTTTGTCGTCATCGCCCCCAACCTCACCGTCTACGAACGCCTCAAAGACGACTTTGGTAACGGGCGCGTGTTTGACGAAGACCCACTGATTCCCACCGAATGGCGCGGCGACTGGAATCTATGCGTTGTGCTGCAAGACGAAGCCAGCGGTGCAGCAACGGGCGGAACACTCTACCTCACCAATATCCATCGCCTCTATGACCCTACCAAACGAAAGTCGAAGGGTGAGTCCGATACCTATGACTGGATGGGTCCAGCCGTCTCGAAAACCAAAGCCCTGGATACGGGTGCTGCCCTGCGCGATCGCATCACCGCCCATCGTCGCGTCATGGTGCTGAATGACGAAGCCCACCACGTCTGGGATCCCGGTTCCGCCTGGAACGAAGCCATCCGCACCCTGCACGAAACCATCCTGTCTCGCAGCGGTGGCAAACTGGTGGCGCAACTGGATTTTTCCGCCACCCCCAAAGACAACAAGGGGCTACTGTTCAAGCACATCGTCTGCGACACGCCCCTGGGGGAAGCCGTGGATGCAGGCATCGTCAAAACCCCGCTGATTGGGCAAGCCAGCCGCAAACTGGTGGAGCAAGCCGACGACAACGCCGCCTATCGCTGGGAACAGCATTTGCTCCTGGGTTACGAACGCTGGAAAGCCAGCAAAGCCGAGTGGGAAGCCAGCGGCAAAAAGCCTCTGCTGTTCATCATGTGTGATGACACCGAAGCGGCGGATCAAATTACCCAACGCTTCAACACCGATCCGCTATTTGAGCAACTCAACGGCAAAACCATCAACCTGCACACCAACCTCAAGGGCAAACTCAAAAAAGTGGGACGGGGCAAGGATGCCCGCTATGAATTTGTCGAAGACGAAAAAGCCATCAGCGACGATGACCTGAAGGCACTGCGAAAACTCAGCCGGGAACTGGATAGCAACGCTAGTCCCTATTTCTGCATTGTTTCGGTGCTGATGCTGCGGGAAGGCTGGGACGTGCGTAACGTGACGACGATCGTGCCCCTGCGTCCTTACAGTTCCAAAGCCAATATTCTGCCGGAACAAACCCTGGGACGGGGCTTACGCCGTATGACTCCCCCCGGTCAAGCCAATGAACTGGTGACAGTAGTGGAACATCCCGCCTTTGCCAGCCTCTATCAGCAAGAACTGGCTCAGGAAGGGTTGCCGCTGGAAATTGTGGAACTCGATCGCGTTCCTGCCACCACGATTTCCATCTTCCCCGATGAAGCCCACAAAGATTTGAATGCCTTGAACATCCAGATTCCCACCCTTTCCGCAGGTTTTCGGATTGTGCCCAAGCTAGAAGGCTTGACGATTCAGGATGTAAAAAAGGCGTTTAAGCGGTTTCAGCCGTTGCCTTTGGGGATGACTAAAGTCATCACTACAAACCCGGAGTTTGTAGTAACCACTTCAGTGGTTAATGATGTTACTGGTGAGCCGACTTCAGTCGGCACTACGAACAATACAATCGAGTATGAAGGACGACACCTGTTTACAGGCGAAGTGGTGGAGAAACTGCAACTCAACCTGCCCCTACTGGCATCGGGAATCGGTGCGGTTTCCTACTATGTCAAGCAACTGGAAACCATTTGCAAGCTACGGGGACTCCATCCCATCCTGGCTCCTCTGATTCAAACCTTTCTGGAAGAAATCTTATTTGAGCAGAAAACCACCCTGTTCGATCCGGCGTTGGTCGCCCGCCTGGCCGACTCCGATGTGGGGGAACACTTGCGGGCAGTGTTTGTCCCCCTGATCCGCAGCCGCACCACCACCAGCGAAGAACGGTTGATCGCCGAACCGCCCAAATCCCTGAATGCCTGGAAACCCTATCAAGTCACCCTCAGCGAACGCCGTCCTGCTCTAGAAGCGGTAAAGACCTTGTTCAACCTTGTTACCTGTAATCGAGAGTTAGAGGTAGCAGTGGCGAAGTTTTGCGATCGCGCCCCCGACGTGGCTGCTTTTGCCAAAAATGCGGGTCCCCAATGCTTGCGAATTGATTACCTGGCGAATGGCGATCGCCTTGCTTTTTACACCCCCGATTTCTTTATTCGCACTCTCGATGGCCACCACTACCTGGTCGAAACCAAAGGGCGAGAAGATCGAGATGTGCCATTAAAAGCCAAAGCGGCGATCGCTTGGTGCAAAGCGGCTTCTGGGATGACGACTGAAGTCGCCACTACAAACCCAAACGTTCGTAGTGCTGACTTTAGTCAGCAAAAAGCAGGCACATGGCACTATCTCTACATTCCTCAAGGCGTATTTGAGCGCATGGCAGGCGATACCGTTGCTGAATTGGCTCGTGCCTGTGCCCCTGCTCTGCAAAACCTGCTCCAGGCTGAGGAATTTCAGGATTTACCGCTGTTCGTGAATTTGGGGCAGGTGGATGAAGAATTGGCTACTGTGGATAGCTTGATTGATCCAGCGATTCTTAACGCTTTACCTTCCCGCTATCGCCGTGCCGCCGATCAAGCCGTCATGCTCTATCGCTTCTTTGAAAACAAAGAGGGAATGAATTATGCCCCTGTTTTTACCGCTCTGTTGGGTTCGATTGATGAAGTGGCGAAAGGCTTTCTGGTACGACGACTGCAACCAGAAATGCCCGTCACCGTAGAAGACCAAAAAGCCTGGTTTGCTCCCTATCTGGGCGGCGTTGACCGTAAATCAGAGGACTACTACCGCAAATTGGCACAAAATCTGAAACGGACGTTAGTGTTCAATAATGGTTTGTCGCTCATTGGCTTGCTGCGATCGTGTCTGGATTATGCACTTAATGACACCACGAAAATCGGTGGTGTGTTTGAAGCCTTACAAACTCAGTTGCGGTTTCAGGGTGGGCGTAAGTTTTTGGAAACCGTCACCCGCATCAACGACTTTCGGAACACCTACATTGCCCACCAGGAACAGGAGTTGACTGATAAAAAACTGGCTGAACAGGAACTCAAAATCTGGATTGAGGCATTGCATATGATTGGAAAGTAA